The Spinacia oleracea cultivar Varoflay chromosome 2, BTI_SOV_V1, whole genome shotgun sequence DNA segment ttctcatgacgccgcgaaggcgccggaaaacaagaattccaagggagaagagaaggttacttgacatcttagcatgacaatccattccataaacttgaccaaatcctccctccaccgacaatgactcaactcaaaagggtcaagaggactttttagggtgtagcGTTAGGCTAGGGGTAAAGGCGTGGAAAAAATTTgggatttggtgctcatacctaaagtgaagcgcaaaatgaactcaactcaagcaaatcgaaccaaaaacaaactcgtaccacttatttggggtacccccaagcttattcaacaacaaatctaaactaaaactcttttcgaacttttcttgatttgattttctcttttttttgtgtttcaaatgaaacttttctcatggccttgtttttctctatttttggctttttcaaaactttcctttctctttttgcttttgctttgcttttcctttttcattcactatatacaacataattcctaaactttgccattcaACCAACAATAATCATTCCTCAACATTGCTTATTTTTtcaaaaccaacaagcatcataactcaaagcttcactatcacttctagggtgaaaacaaaacaaatggtattagggcttgtaatgtgcttataagaaatgaaggggaaaggctcaaatggctagcaaaggggcaaatgcaaacaaaaatatatgaaaaatagaaaataaagtcctaaactaaaaagaaaaatagtcaccgaaagaaatgcctctatcgtcccataaagtagttcggtcgcggtcttgggaaggaaatagtcaaactcgggagataagaaagtcaattcCAAGGATCCATGTCACTCAATATTTGTAAacaatgtgtttgggctaatgtgCACATGAtcctcacatgggagcaaatactactctctccggtttcaagtcactagaaagatcgacaccatcttaccacaagccaagagttcaagacgcatgctgcccaaagttcaaccaacattcttaacacctaaatcctagattcgacccaagacattgtaaaccgtgcaaacatctaccaattaggaataaaaggaTTCTAACCtaaaagttccaattttatttgcccaaatcaagaatattgcctaagaaacctAGAAAAAACTTGtcttgacaaaaggaaaggaaaacaaagaaaagggaaagaaaaaggaagaaaagaagaaatcacaccaaaaggaaaacaaaaagaatcaaaagaaacaaaagaaaaggaaacaaaagcaaacaaaaatcaaactaaaatcaaactaaaaacaaagaaactaatatATACAAGTGCACGCAAGGTATGATTTCAAAGAAATGAGCATCACAAATAGGCAaccacacaacaaaactccccccaagcttgaattaggccatgtccccaaggcctaaaacaaaactatggaggggcacagctacccatccaagcAAATTCCCCATATGCAAGAtatgcccgtcccaaagaatgcatgtgagatagaaggatattaccggataTGTCGTGGGAGcgagtcccgcaaagaaccggtaaaaTTCGAACCAAACTCACCGAAAATTCGACGAACAAGGCAAATGGTGGAAAGCGTGAACCCACCTCAATGAAACCATACCAAAATCAACTCAAAAAAAACTAAGAAAAATGTTAGTAGacaagggccaaatggccaaaacgaactaaaaaccAACATAAGCTCATCATATATACAACCACACAaagtggcaagaagatcaacaacaccaacaagcaTCAAAAGGTCCGCGTAGCAAACCCCCACTGCTCACTTCTCCCCCAACCTAATCacaagcataccatcacaaAAGAAGATGGGGGAGAAATGGAGTGAACCCTAAGAAGATGGGCCCGGGGCATGCCCTTTACCCTTCGcatcataaatcctccaatGTTTATCCCGTTCAAAACGATAAGCTCTAGCCTCTTTGTCGGTGAAAGGGGTAAAATTATGAGTGGGGTCCACATCGGGGCCCGAAGAATCGGTATAGGGCGGCCAAGCATACTCGGGCTAAAGGGGGTAGTTTCCATGGGGTGGCTCTCCTGGGAGACCATCCCAACCACCAACATATCCCGCGGGCCACCCGTTGAAATCTTCGGGCCACTCACTAGGCCTATCAACCGGTGCGGGTGTGGGATACATCGGATCACTGCGGTAATCACTCCCTCCCATCATAGTATAATCATAAGGCGGGAAGGAGGGGGGAGTGACACCGGGTTGAGAGGGTCCCGTCCAATACGGGTAAGTGggtgtacgctcctcattccaactagggatgggcccttgttggggagggtgATAAGGGTAATTAACATAGGGGGCAAAATCCCCTTTGTCAACGTGGTAATCGTACACCCGCCAaccgtagtaggacgagtcaaaatcgGAATAAGAATCCCCTATGCGGCTCCCTTGAGGAGCAAGAGAAGCCAAGGTACGAGCTTGGTCCTCTTGCCCTTGCAAGATAGCCGCAAGGATGGATTGCAAGCCATGTAAATCCAaaggagaggaagaagatgacATACCACCCCAATTGGGGGAAGGCTCCGTGATCGGAGGAGGACCTTGAGGAGGACTATGAGGAGGAGACTCCGGGGCAGGTTGAGGAGGAGGAAGCCTTGCCTCTTGGGCAATGAATTGAGGATCGCGGGGAAGCAAATACAGCACATTGGGAGTCCAAGAAGTGATGGAGGGATTGGGGAGGAAACACCAATCTCGTTGCTTGACCGACTAAATATACTTATCATTCTTGGTGGCCTTGATCCACTTGGCACTGGCGAGAGTCCGCAAGTCAAGGAACTCCCCTCCGGGAACCGGATCCAATTCTTCTAGGGCTAGCTTGTAAGGATCATTGGGGAGTGCCCTCAAGAGAAGAGTGAGCATTCCACCAATTAGAATGTCGCCACTAGTTGGTTGCCCATCCAGAATTTCAAGAATCCGGGTGATCAAAAGCTGCCCAAAATCCAAGATGCCACGATCCTTCTCAGTTGCTAGCCATAAGGCTCCAAGCTCCGGGCTCGACAAGGACCCGGTAGCCCCCTTCGCAAAGACCGCGTATAGAAGCATGCGGTTCAAGTAACGGATGGCGGGGTGATGAAATGAAGATGACTTTGCCGAAGAGGAAGTAAACCTCTTTGGCTCTCCCGTGAGGTCCCCCCACCATATATTCTCATCATAAGAGCCCGCATACTCCACAACCGGGTTAGTGATAAGACCCCggttagatagtgaagaaatcaTTGATCTCTTCGTCGGTCAGCACGTGTTGattattgaaagcttgaatGTGTAGCTCGACCGTCTCCTTTCCGTTGTCATGAACCCTTCGCCTCCGAGCCGAAGCAAGAAACTCGAGGGTTACCCTCTTGTAATTCTTAGCGTGCATCCCCACGAACTCCTCAAGATCGAGTCTCGCAATCAAAGTATCAAGCTCTTTCTCAAACCCCAAATCATGAACTGTCTTCTTGTGATAGAATTTTGTCGGGCGGATGGTCCGCTTAGACAACTCTTCAAAATGAGACCAAGACCGTTGGTCCGGAAATGTAATGTCGTAAGTTTCGAACTCCGGTGGGGTGGGCATCTTGCACTTGCTTGGTTGGGAGTTCGGTCCCTTCTTCGATCGTTAGTTATCATGATGAACTTCTAGAGAACAAAAATCTacacacaaacaaagaaaacaaccacaatccaaaacaaaaggaaaaactaaGTTAGTCAAGAAAGCTAACAATCTACCATCAAGACTACCACAAACAAATACCAATactccacccaagttcaatgcgAACAAGAGTACTCCAAACAATACTCATCAACCAAAAACAACAAACCAATTAGAATTCCATTCAACATTTCGCCAAAATCTACCAAGAGACTAGACTTTACAAATATTAACAATGAATCATGCATAAGAAGTCTAGACTATCAAGGagtaaacacaaaaacaaacatgcatctctaaccactcaaaatcaaaaatttaaaaattccaACAAATATTATGAACAATGAGATAAAATGCAAAGAAAATTGAGAAGGAAGGGAAAGAAATTGTCACCACTAGTAGAGGAGGAAGACAAGATCACCCAAAAGAACTCTCCAAAGCTCCAATTACACCAATTAATCACAAAATCAAAGTTCAAGCCAAACCCtagaatttgggggtttttgaaggaaaatctgaaattaatgGTTTTAGGGTGAGGGAAGGGGATGAATTTGTGAATGTGAGTGATTGAGAGTGAAATGTGTGAGTGAAATGGAGTAGGAAAGGTGTAGAAAGTAGAGGGTGAAGAGTTAGAGTAGAGATAAGAGTAGAGTAATGGTGAAGAATGAGAAATGAAGatgagaaatgaaaaagaagGGGCGCGATTCTGAAATAGCTCGACCGCAGAAACGGGTCGCCCGACCTGTGCGAGCGCACGGAAATATCGTGCGATCGCAAAAGAACCGTGCGAGCGCACTGAAAATCTGTGCGATCGCACTGAACTAGCACGAGCGCACGAAATTTAAACTCGCTCGCACGAACTGCGGGGTTTGAGCTACTGATCGATATTTCcagttttgtgcgatcgcaTGAATGaactgtgcgatcgcacagaactGGATGATTGCCTTTTTTTGCACGATTAATGCACCCCATATCcctttttttattaaaagaaaaataaaactacgAAAATAAAAGTtagtaaacaaaaacaaactAGGACTAGAGTTAGgcaaccgggttgcctcccgggaaGCGCTCGTTCAACGtaattagcttgacgaatccccccccaaagctcatggggggacaagagaggaaatcaatgcaCGGGTTGCCTGCTGGtagcgctctttttacgtcattagcttgacggaccCTCCAAAAGTCAAGGGGGGTCGAACACGACCAACTTTGGATCAACACTAGTCAACATGCATTTCTTTGCCCCTTTGGGCACAAACATCTTACCGACATCACCATTCAAGAGGCAAAAACCAAATAATCCACCACCAAGCTCCTCCTTGGCATTCTTTGGActcttggctttcttgggtcgcTTGACTTTCTTTGCCGATTCATGAATCACTTTGGAGGGTTTAACTCCACTATCACCATCAAAACGCATTTCAAATATCTCGGGGATGGttactgtaacaccccgacctctaattcaattattaaagcgtacttagcagcggaattgacctaattcggtcgggacattaccagccgtaactccctcttggaaattacaaggcaaccatcaatcataagctattaaatcctccaaaattaacataataatcctttatattcccaaagtaaaagtacataacttactaaaaatctttaattaaactattaaaacttagaACATTGACTAGGTGAATATTgctaaagtgaaatcctcgccactactcgtttccatcgttcccagcagtccctaaaacagaaaacaaaaacggtgagccgaagactcagtaacgaactattctagcaacgtaaattcatttcaattcattttatttaataacacagggagaatagaataatgtaaaacaatttataaagtcctttttttaattcatttataactttagggtgcacatgctcgctgtggcaagtatgacatggtggaacgtcttccacgatggaccgctgtccataaacatggggccttggcccgaaaacatgagagccttggctcaatgggcggatgacCCATAGtcacatgcatgaccgagaatcgtaacctgtgaacatataatgccaaacggactaggtatttcactttcatttatcatgtttcgtttaattttacattttagcctttttacttcagttggagtaacatatttcctttggatcatacgatcaaacatcctttcttttcatggtttcttataaacaacgttttataagaaattcaatcaatcataatatcattttataagaaattcaatcaatcatattataataaataattcaatcaaatcacatttcatttcccgcaattcataaaacatgtcaaaacattcagaTCATAAATGCAATCATAATGTCATgatttcataaacacatttagaagggaattgcgggtactagcaatagccgttacctcagtTCCGCGAtttttgctaaggattttccttggttcgtttgtcctgagctccgagttcaATTTCTttctaaaatattaaatcattgaattagttattaaatcgataaataaatagaatcaatattttttttaaatcataaaatttataaataatgaattttataaattacgagttttaatataatttcataatttaatgaaaatattatcaaCGAAATTTTTAatcgaaatacatatatattttataaatcgattttcatgaaaatatttataaattccgtttttgttaaataaagctagtaatttatttttgtaaaatcgacaattaaacctgaaaaatattaaacagttttattagtaaataactaaattatcacaatttattaaagcatgcaaattaataattagaaatCTGAAAATACAATTAAGTTTGTAACTCACCCAAAAGCCCAAAAGAAATATGGCCCAATTTTTAATATGGGTTGGAAGGGAATCAAAGTTTTAAACAaaactttgattttgggtttgtCTGGAACAGGGAAGGGGATGCACGGAGAGGAGCAGGGGAAagggaggagggaggaagggAGGTGGCGGTTGGCTGGGCGGTGCGGCGGGGTTGCGCCGGTGGTTCAGCACGGCAGGGCCGCGACGGAGATGGTGGCTGAGGTGGCGCGAAAACTGGAAACAGGGAGGGGGGAACATTACGAACAGGGGAGAAGTAAACGGGGGAGTTTGGGTGGTCGGGTGGTGCTGGGAATCGCCGGTAAGCGTGGGAGAAAGGGGTTGAGAAGGTGGGGAATGGTTGGGTGATGGCTGCGGTGTTGGTGGTGCGGCAGGGGAAAGGAAAGAGGGAGAAGGGGGTGCGTGGGAGGAGGAGAGCAGGGGAGGCGATGGGGTGTGCGGTGGTGGCCGAAGGTGGTTGGGATGGTTCTGGGTCGTTGTTGCGGTGTTTAACGGTGGTTTAGGTGGCGGACACTGGTGGTTATGATGGCGGTGGTGGTTGGTCCGAATCAGAGAAAACAAAAGGGGAGGagaattgaaattgaatttggttGCTTGTGGGAACTTAATCTAAAGTTTCTGAATTTGTAGGGGAAGAAGGAAGAATTATTGGGGCATGTATGTGGACGGGCTTAAGGGAAGGGAAGAAGGAAGAAATGAGCTTCCTTCTTTGAACGTGAAGAGGAAGAAAAGAGAAAGCAAAATATAAATTTTGGTCTTTAGGGGTAGTTTAGTAATTTCACATAGTTAGGCCTAAAAATCAGaaattttgttgctatttttggaaattactAAAAGTAGAAACGTTTAGTTAAAATAATTcttaataaaaatatcgttaacgaaaattaaataacttttcgtttataaatttaacatttaacaataaatcgtaaaaacgattaaaataacgaaactcgattattcgtaatttgtttaaaacgaaattaagctaataaatatttttaattttaataaatcaagtttaaaaatttcggggtattacagttaCAACATCATCAAACTTATCCTCAAACACCTTTGGGATCCCATGGATATTCTTGTCATCGGGAGAGGACCTAGAAAGCTCATTATCACACTTAGAAACACGAAAATTGTTAGAAGGGTTAGCATGTGAGCAAAAGCTCTCAATATAAGCAATACTTTCTACCTTCATACAACTTTTCATATTTGCAAAACATCCTTCACCAAGGGGAAGCTTGAAGCTAGCTTTTGAATCTCCCGCTTTCAAGGTGATTAGTCCCTCTTGCACATCAATAAGAGCACCCgcggtggccaaaaatggcctccCCAAGATGATGGGGGTATGGGCACCCTCATCGATGTCCAAGACTACGAAGTCAACCAGAAAAGTAAGCTTGCCAACAACGAGGGGAACATCCTCAATCCTACCCAATGGCAACATAACCGATCGATCGGCTAGTTGCAATGACATAGCGGTAGGAGAGAGATCACCTCGATTGAGCTTCTCATAAATCTTATATGGCAAGATGCTCACGCTTGCCCCCAAATCACAAAGAGCATTATCAAATTTGAGCTTTTGAATTctacaagggatagaaaaactcccGGAGTCATTGAGTTTTGGGGGAAATGAGTGTTGAATTAGAGCGCTACAACTCTCCGTGagttcactactacaaaaataggcaAAGAGACCCAACCAAAATTGCTTAAGAGACCCCATTTAAGGGAGGTCTCTAGataaaagagaccccctcatctagagggggtctgtttgttaaaaacaagagacccgttatttaaGAAAAGAGGTATGTTTTGTTaaacatacaaaaaataatatagaAGGGTAAGAGACCCCTTATTAAAGATATGGCGTATGTTTGTAAAAAAATTCAGACCCCATATTTAAAATAGGGGTCTCTTcgatattttatattattttatccaACAAACTAAGACCCCATAGGTAAGATACGGGGTCTCTTtgagttttttaatatttttataattaacaaattcagaccccatatgttagataggaggtctctttgaatattttactattttttattattatactcgAGAGAGCCCTTTTTGtacctaacgggtctcttttcatCAATTTTTATTACGAAAAATTACCATAAAGAGACCATTTTTGGCCTAAAACATCAGCATTTAACCGACTTGGTAATTCCAAAATAATTATTACAATtaccaaaaaattattttcactTTACATCAATTGTAATctccaaaaatataaaaataacaaaattcaaAAGCCTATATAATTGTCTCAAAAATCTGACTCACTAGTCCAAGAATATGAAGCTTCTCTGCAAATTGAATCAACCACAAAACCTAAATACCTATTTTCCAGGTCATGGCCAAATTCTTTCCAATTCTCATAGACAACCCACTGATCTTTATCATCACACTTGTCATCACGCCATCTACATCAGAATTTTAATGATAATTGTGCTCCGATAATGTTGTAGGTACGTCTGGAGTACTTGTTATTTCATTTTCGCCAACTTGAATGGCAAAGGATCCCGTGGTTCCTCCCAATTCTAACACAGAAAGTTGATAGCCTGGACTAGATTTTCCAAATAAGCTTTGAGTTGTAAAATAGTTGTACTGACCACAAAAGGAATCTTTAAGTCGAATAGTCGATGGCCTAAAATTCACCAAAATATCCAGTAGCGTCAAATGTAGCAGATGGACGACAAAAAGGAACAGAATATTTCAAAATCAGACGACATGCGACAAGATACACTCACCGATAAGAAAAGGATCATGCCTACACGAAGACTCTAAAATAGGGGGAAAATAAACTTGAGCTTATGATAAATATTCAGATAATAGCATGCTCCGAATTCCAAAGGATATAAATCCCACCCGGGATAACGAGAAGAGCTAACTGGTAGGGAAACACTTAAATGTATGCGTTATGGTCTCTAATTCACTATAGCATAGCTAGATATATGCATGCCTACGAATATAAACACACTGACAGATTGAGAAACCAATAGGTGCTCAAGAATAGATAGGCTCCGCGAACTCCTTGTTCCCAGTTCAGATTTTAAAAAAGGTTTATGATACCATTACAACAAAATATGCCAACTAGAAATTTTAAGCAAACTTGTTTCTGATTTAGTTATTTTTTTGTCCAGGTAAGGTGAGAGGCTATCAGGACTAAACAAACATACCTAAGAGTATATATTCTTAGATGATGTACCAACAAAACAATTCAGTAGACTTCATGGATGGGCTATTTACCCTGATAGATTGATGTCACATCACATGTGACCATGTGTTCTCTTGATAAAACGAATTAGTTCACGAGCATAGTTAGAAAGGGAATCaccatcaaaaagaaattacCAAAGAATGTAACCTAATTTAGAAATTTCCAAAGAAAGTAACCCTTTTCTGCATTAACTCCATCTGAGTAAAGAGCAACTCGTTCTGTCCAACTTAAAGTAATTAGAACTTTAGTCAAGTATAAGAGGAATTAATATCTAATTGTCCACAAACAAACCAAAGTTTAACATGCATCCCTTTCTTAAATCCTTACCTTTTTGGACTGAATTCTATTAATACCTTTCTCGAGGTTCTTCAGCTCCTTCATACTTGAACTGCTCAGCCCTTCACTCATCATGTACCTGGAAAGCAACATGTTGTTCTATTTCAGATAATTTGTTccattcatttatcatttattaagttATTTTACATTTATCCAATGAGAGTTACCTATTGTTTTTTGTTGCAGTGCGAAGTTGGTTTCTCAGCTTGGCGGGCTCTTGCTGATAGTACAACAATTTTCATTCCAATAAAAATTGTCAGAAGGTTTTGATACTTACCCTAGTAGAATACCGACCTATAACTTTCATACCTTCACTATATATTTTCTTACAAAATAAACTGAAAATGATCATCTGAGGTTTTTCATTTGCATTACCTGAGCATTAGCTTCAGTAACAGATCCAACACCGGTCTGATAAGAGCACGCCTTCTTGTACCTGTCAATCGTCCCCTTGACACTGCAGCTAAAGAGTAATGATTAGTTCAATGTCCTAAATTTAGGGTGCATATTTAACTTATGTAATTACCTCTTATACATTCAAGTAAACAATGATAACTCTATCTGAACCATCTTCAAGAAGTAATTCTAAAATCACTGCTTAGGTATCAAATTGCCTCATCATAAAAGAGATGAGAACCATTATATTTTTGAGAAAAAATAATCATTTACTTGTAATCCGTAATAATTAGTAGGATTTAAGATTAAATTCTACCTCAAGACCCCCATATTCTTTCATAGGATCATGGAGCTATGCACTTTCCATCTCACTCCCCAAATTTTTGTCTAAGAACAAGTTTAAAGTTGAATGTAACATACAATAGCATTAATCATCATTACATCTAAATGCATGCTCACTATGTAACACTCCACTACGAGGGTCGGTTTAAAGGATAAGAATTTTCAGCATCCTACCCAAGTAGCATCGATTGTAAGCCTACATCTTCGCACTGCTGATTTCAATTAGTACGGAGTAGCTAGAAGAAATACGGATTTTACCTACCACTCATAACGGTCTTAGAAGGTAAAGGGCACTCATAATCAACTAAGGAAATGAATAACTACTTTGACTTCTTATGAGGTTACTTTGAGTTATTAAAGACTTATCTATCTTCTTGATGAGACTAGCATTGTGCATCAAATTCAAACCATTATACCAAAATCTAATATTCAAACTCCTGTTCGTGATGAGAGGTCGAGATTTTGATTCTTGTTATGTATTTGTACAAagaagaaaaacaaacacaatctATTTCAAGTCCATTTCTTCTCTAAAATTAAAAGTGGAGAAATGCTTCCGAAAGTCAAGTTTCTAAATTCCTATGGCGTCATCAATCTGACATCCTAATTCCGTTTATAACCTCTAGAAAATCGATCCCTCAAAATCCTAATCTCACAACACATAACCGAACAAGTAAAAAAAACCTAAATTCCGTAAAATCCAAAACgaataagaaaacaaaaatcaacagaATTGCAGCAAAATCAACATGAAATTCAAATGAAATCAACAAAAACATCACAAAATTAGAGATTTTAGCTAAAAATTAAAGACTGGAAAATGGCGAAAGTGGTGAACTTTACGAGGTCGAAAATAAGCAGATGCCATAAGTTCTTCTGATCCAGATCTGCAGCGCATTGTAGCTCGTTAAAACTGGATACTCGCTACTTGTAAGTAATGTGGCGCCAACATCATGGAGATTTTCTCAATGTAGTTTCTCAGATCGAGAGGGGCAATGCGGAGGAAGATAAATGGAGGAAAAGCTCgtggtttattttttttttcaagaaaCAAACTTGTTGGGAGATTAGAAGAAGGAAAATACAGAGACCCGGTAACCAAATAAGGGGTCTCTTCAATTTCTCCTAACTTTAACCATGTGGGTCCAGTGCATATAAGAGACCCGTTAAATTAAATAACATGTCTCTTGATTTTGTTACTCTATTTTTCGTGAATAAATTGTGGGTAATTTGACTCATTAGAGACCCATTATCTCTGATATTTGGTCTCGTAtattaaagagacccgttatctcaATAAACGGGTCTTTTGTTAAggatctctttgcccatttttgtagtagtggttgCACGGTTTCCTTCGGTTCACAACTTCTCTTGCCACTAAGAACATCTCTCATGAATATAGAATAGTGGGGCATTTGTTTGAGTGCCTCGGTGAAAGATAATGTCACATAAAGCTTGCTAATGGTTTCCCAAAACTTGTGAAATTAATCATCTAGCTTTTTTCCAGCAAATCTTTGAGGGTAGGGGGGGGGGGAGGAAttgggagaggaggaagagtaGCCCCCGTCGACTTAACACCATCACTCACGTCATCGACATGAGACTTCTCTTCCGCCACATCACAGTCCAGAGACTCATTTCCCTTAGAATTCTCACCCCTAGAGGAAGGAGCATCAACAAACTTAGCACCATCATCTAAAgtcttcccactccttgtcaTGATTGCATAAATTTCCTTAGGAGGTTGACCTTGCGGTGGGAGACTTGTGTGCACTTGTTGTTCTTTGATGGTGCTAGCTAGTTGTGCTAATTGAGTTTCAATCATtttcaagtgagtgttggattgcttaaatccatcctcaaactcaacattcttcttggcttgcgcccccacgaacgactccatgagagcctcaaggttagacttgagaggcgggagagGTGGAGGTGCATTTCCATAGCCACTAGGATTTTGTTGGAATTGGTTGCCATAGGTCCTCGGCCCATTGAACCCAGGAGGTGGAAATTGAGAAACACCATATGGACCTCCCGAGTTCAACGGATAACCCCCACTAGAGGCACCCCTATATTTCCCATAAGAGTAgttgtaaccccctccaccttgatgattgggattataactACCTTGATTGTATTGGGCTTGATTGCCAAGACCATGAGATTGACCATAGGGTGCTTGGCCTTGATAGCCTTGCTCCCTATAGCCACCTCGGCCTTGACTATCATACCCACCTCCTTGGCCGAAGCCTTGGTAGGATCCATGCATAGGGGGCCCTCTAGGTGCTTGCCTAGAAAAGTTTTGACTATTGGGGTTATCATATCTAGGCCTCTCATTCATAGCATGGGCATATTCCAACTCAAATTCACCTTCATAAGAAGGACCATAATCCACATAAGACACATTATGCACCAAAGGACAAGAATTGGGGAAATGACCAAAATCTTGACAATTATCACAAAAAGATGTGCCCGGAGGCATAGTGTCATAGGAACTCACCTTGCTCTTCCCCTTACTGAGAAGAGAAGCCTAAGGCGGTGGAATTGttgatggtgatggtggttggcTTGGTGTGCTCTCTAGCTTTTCCAATCTCGAGCTAATCTTCTTAATGATCCTTGCTTGCTCCATAGAATATACCGACCCTTTACCATCATCACTCCTACCCTTGCCGTCATAGTCCCTTGCACCAACGTGCCAAGCTTGGTAGTTTTGGACCACATCCTCAATTATCTCTTCAAT contains these protein-coding regions:
- the LOC130467256 gene encoding uncharacterized protein, whose product is MGSLKQFWLGLFAYFCSSELTESCSALIQHSFPPKLNDSGSFSIPCRIQKLKFDNALCDLGASVSILPYKIYEKLNRGDLSPTAMSLQLADRSVMLPLGRIEDVPLVVGKLTFLVDFVVLDIDEGAHTPIILGRPFLATAGALIDVQEGLITLKAGDSKASFKLPLGEGCFANMKSCMKVESIAYIESFCSHANPSNNFRVSKCDNELSRSSPDDKNIHGIPKVFEDKFDDVVTVIPRNF